The region CGCCCCGGTGTCTTGTGGGGGATGTGGGCCCCCGTTTGTgttgattccaagtcccaaaaatcacatatattccaaaataattatccataaaattttattgcatttggacttggtttgatatggatattttgcgaaacaaaaaacatgcaaaaaataggaactagcactgggcactggatcaataggttagtctaataaatcatataaaatgttgcaaaaagtatgtgaaagttgtagaatattggcatgaaacaatcaaaaattatagatataatggagacgtatcagtgatctcCAAATCTTCGACATAATTTTTCGTGAATCACAATTACTCTTGGCTGCTGAGAACTTTGCTTGGTGAAGTCTTACTCCTCAACAATCAGGCCATcacctatccgtctagagagtgtGTGCAGTTCTCAAGAGTCATAGGCATAAGAACTTTTAACTCAAATCTATTGTGATGCTCAACCACTATCTTAGTTTCGGCTCTTGGTTTTCTCtcagtggatcttaaactcaaatctctCAAGAGGGATGCTCAATCAATCTTCCCATAATCTCAAGCGGAGCATCCAACTCACAATGTTggtgcggggtggctatttatagccgcagccttccctgatgggaaatgaccatttaTGACACGAAGCCCAACCAATGGCCAACCAACACGTTTTCAACTATCAGATTTTGAGCACAACGGCAACATtgcttgaggaacaagtaatgccAACTCATCGGTCTGAAAGAGATCTCTTGCAACCCAGAAGAACATCGTCTCTGGCTGACAAGTAATCTTTCGGAGCACAAAGGGATTTCTCTCAGTCTTGCATAGGTTTCGGCTAAGCATCACAACATACCTAAGCATCGAGAacatatacccctcttaatagtatggaggCACTATGACTCAAATAAGAGAAGAATACCAATGAAAATGAATATTATATCTTTGCTTCATCTTCGACCTTCTCGACTGCAGTCATTCTTCTTCGGACACATCGAACAAAAATCGCTTCGTGCCAGCAATAATTTTAAGGGGTCATTTCTTTCACACAATCTTCTCGGTACACTTTCTTCTAAAAATGTATCTCTTTCTTCTCTGCAACGCATATGTTCCTCACTGAAGTTCTTCAAACTTCATGGTAGGATATAGCATTCTTCTCAGTACGCCTAGGGACTACTTCTCCTGTGTGCACTGGCAAACAAATAAGTCTCATGCTATTTCTGACAACAAGCTCCAAAACACAAGGGGGCAAGATATTGCACCAACAGGACTAATCTATTTATAAGTTCATTCGGGGAAACTTAGTCATCATGCATTGAGTGGAACATCAATTGTGACCCCTACCTCCAACTTTGGAAGGTGGTGTCTATGTCAAGCTTGTAGGATGTAATTTCTAGGCTTTGGTCGAATCAAATATTCACATTGAGTTCAAGACAACCACACTATTAAGAGTGACACAAACAGAGGTAATTTGGTCCGCGCCTATATGAAAGATCACAAGCCAAAGTTCCCAAAAGAATCCACTCTTGACACCACACATGTTTTTCACATCCCCGGTAGCACCGAAGTTTTCCCTCCGACACTACTGAGCCACTTGAGTGTTCTATCAAACCTTGGAGAGCAACCCAGTTTCCCACAAATTGGAAACCCCACACACTTTTTGTTTCGAGTAGTCAAGCCAAATTCCTTTGAGACATTCTCCATTAATTCTGGCACTTCCGAGCTTAACTTGTCACACGACACTTCTGAAATCCTTTCGGTTTACTTTTATATCTTATCACATTATAAGCGGTATCTCCGAGCTTTTTCACTCCGGTACTTCTGAGTCGTGACCTTGGCATTTCTCCACGTTGTACATTTCAAACTACTCTATATATTGCAGTACTACCGAGCAACAAGGCCCAGTACTTACTTCCAAGGTAGTTCTATCTGTGTAGAAGAGAGACACCTTTGTCTTTCAGGACCACCACTTACCTTTATCCTCGGACTTGAGTGTTGTGTTTTCCCATGGTTTTTGCAGACTTTGTTATGGTTGTTCAAACTTTGAACATGTTTGGAAATTTTGTGATTGGGAGTAGAAGAGGCGATCATCACTTTTGTGATTGGAAGGTAGAACAGATAATCAAAATGCTGATAGTTGTGCACCTTGATTGAAGCAATACATATTCACAAATAGACAAAGAAAGAAGTGTACGTATTTCAGTGTTTCACCCTCTAGCATTACACTGTATGTCACACTGAATTTAACACATAAATGATGGGTAAATTTATGTAACCTGATGCACACAAGGAACGTTGATCTCTATAATGACAATGCATGGTATTGAGCATTAACAATAACTCTGTTCATATACGCTGACCTTATTCCAatagggaaaaggaaaaggaaaataacatAATGCAATGGCGCGGCAGAGAAGTAATTCTCAAAATATCTGGTTCAAGAATATTAAGTACTCCCTCtgaaaatataagagtgtttatatcattaaagtagtgatctaaacgcacttatatttctttacaaaggtaGTAATTCTCCGAAAAATGCCAATGACGGCAACCTGGCTGGTCCCACTCACATGCAAAAGGCAGCTAGGCTGCTCATCCGCGTCTGACATGTACGCACAGTGTCATGGGTTGAAGGGATGTCCGGGTTGAAGACCTCGTACGCGTCCTTGTGCATGCATGCCGTGGAGGATTATTGGCCAACGGAGTCAAGTGTGGACGTGGAGCATTTTCGCCCAGCGAAGACGCAAGTTTGTTCACCGTTAGCTCACCTCCCGCTAATCAAGTTTATTTATTTCATGCTAATACGAGTGTCTGTGAGTATTGGCAAATGAAGTACTGCCACAATTTTTTTTGTCTCTAAAAGTCAGTAGGACTGACTTCGCACTTGAGTTCTATCTGCTCTACACGAAACAGCTTAGGGACATGTTTAGTGCGAATGGTTTATGCGACAAAACAAACAGTTTAGTCCTGATTAATCACACTGGAGCGGCACGTTCATGCCTAAATGGTCGCTTTGTGTTAGAGAATGCAGTCTTACGCGAGACGCCCGCTGGTGCAACAGCTTTTCGCCGCGCATCCTGGTTCACTTTCCCCCGTCCTATCAGGCTGTCACCTCTGAGAATTTACTACGCTCTCAGATGACGTCAAAGTTCTTTTTTTATCGGCCGGCGAGGTGTTCTGTGAGGTGCCAGAACGGCAAGGTAGCCAGCTAAAAGCTCCACCTGTTCCTGCACATCATCTCCCTGACAGCCAAAGATGGTGCTATCTGAAGAACATTTTAGTTCATTGCAGCATTGGTGTACAAGTGTTTGTGCATGTAGACTGAAATTTCCTCACTGAATTTTCATCAGCATTGTGTTGCTCTATCCTAGTGATTGCACTAGTCAAGATAAAATGTATTGGTGGGAGCTGCATGAATTAAAGTGCATTTGCACTGAATTAACGCTGCACTCGGTCCAAACTGAATATCTTGCTGAGGTTCTTAAAACTGGATGAAAAACAGTTACATGGCATTTCCAATTGCCTATACCACACAGGGCAAACTGTTTTACAGAACAACGAACTACCGTTTGATTGCCTCAAGCGAGTAACTTGCCGCCGCTGAATGGTTCCCTTGCATTCGCATTAGCTCGCAGAACATCAGGTTGTTGTGTGATAACAGAGTTTCCTGCAAGATACAGTAGCTACATTGGTGAATTTGTATAGACAGTGGGCATGCTTTCAAGCTGCTTGACTGACAACCTAAGCACAGCCAGCTTGCCTCTAGAAAATCCTCAAACGGATCCTCCTGTGTGAAATCACCCCAAGAACATTGATGAACACTTTTGTCCCAAACAACCATCATCAAGGTTTTACTCCAAACCAATCATCTCCCAATCAAAACAATCCTTTGACTTGCACTGGATCAAAACTCATCAAACAACTATGGTTATACTGGATCCAACATCATTCTTACGAAGCCTttgatcccaaacaagttggggtaggctagatatgaaaccctttcacgaggacttcccaggaggtcacccatcctagtactactctcgcccaaatgggtttcatacccaaaagactggctagtttttacgttggctcgccaagcctatcacaacccttagatatgaaactctttcacaaggacttcccaggaggtcacccatcctagtactactctcgctcaaatcggtttcatacctatgggactggcggctagtttttacgttggctcgccaagcctatcacaaccctcctcctttacccgggcttgggaccggctatgcctagaagacataggcggagttaCTGGATCCAACATCATTAACACCCCAAACTGCAAACTGCATTGTTCCATTGCCTCTAAAAAGTAACCAACAACCTAAACACAACCAGCTTGCCTCTAAACAATCCTCAAAAGTTTTACTCCAAATTGTCCCACTCAACCATCCGCTAAAGTTTTACTCCAAATTTATCACGTACCAATCAAAAAAATCATGTAGCTCCCACTGTAGCAAAACTCATCAAGTAAATACGGCAATTCTAAACCCAACATCACTAACCCCCAAAGTGCAAGCTACAAATGTTCCATTGGCCCAAGTAAAAAAAGCTATCTACTCTGACTACCCATTTTACACCATAAAGCTGCCTTTGCCACGGGAAAATCCAACAAACATACTACTCATCCAAACAAATTTGTCCCAAATTGCACTGAAACTAAAATTGCAGTGAAATATGTGCCAAACACCCAGCTTCAGATCAACTTCAATGCTAACTAGACAAAGCTCAACCTTTCTAAATATGCAAACTTGCTAAAAGAGCTGCAAAATCAGAAGGAGAGAAGGATGTTCAGCACAGTTTCTTATGGCTGTGCTTTGCCGACCGCGTCCATCTCGACAATGGGGGCACTCATCGAATCCTGGGAGTCCACTGGTAGAACGGAACCAATCCACCCCGCCAGCCCGGCAACACCCCTGCGCGAATCAGATCTAGCCTGTGAGTACAAATTTTACAAAACAAAGATGCTGATTCGACATCCATGCAATCTACATACATCTCTGTAAATTTCAAACCTCCAGTCATGCAAAAATCCAATTACCACATTATGAATCCAATAGCTACTAGATTAGTGTTAACATCACTGTCGCTACACttccaacaatctccaaaacaactCTATATTTTCCTACCCAGAAGCATATGTTTCCGAAAATGATCCACGGCATGTGCAGCTAGAACACCACCGAAAATAGAACAAATACAAGCATAACATACTATGAATAGCTGCAGAAATCCGAATCAACTCTTCTGTCCCCTAGCAACCTAAACATGATTCAGATCTAACTTCGCACGGCACTCCAAAGAAGAACTGTGGCAGAGCATCAGCACACTGACCTGCGTCTCCAGCCACTGGTGGCTTCAGAGCACacctcgcccgccgccgcctccacgcctGCCTGTGCACTGCCGCCGGCGCCAAACACGACGTTCGGGACACTCATCGAATCCTGTGACTCGACTGGGAAGACGGAACTGCTCCACGGGCCGGGCGCAGCACACATCCTGCATGAATCGAAGCTGAGCCAACTTGGTAAGAAATCCCCAAAATCCGCGGCGGTGAACAGACAACTAGTTCAAGTGAGGGTTGGCCAGAGGGGGAGCAAACATACCCGTTGAGCTTGAGGCCATTGGTGGGCATCTCGCTGGAGCAACACACGCGCCACCGTTCGCCAGATGGGGATGGGGGTGGAGGAGCCGACCCGCTGCGTGCCTCTGGTTTCGTCGTCGGTATCGTCGTGGGTGGGGGTGACCAGGGCAAGATTCTGTCGCCTGTGCTGTTTCAAACGATAAGTCATGGCCGCACACAATACGCCTACACACTCCCTAGCCGTATCGCGGCCTGTATTTCACTGCATAGGCCTGCCACCCACAGACGGGATGCACATCCCAAGGCCCAAACGGACGCCCATGATACCGGCCTACCTGTGGCTCGGCCTCTGAAAATCGGCACTCGTAATTCTCAGTCTTCATGGAAAATAAACAGGGTCATGAATCACGATCAACACAAGTTAAACAACCATGCTGCTCGGCTGCTCCACAGATTAACCACTGGTTTCCTATGCCATAATTCCATGACCTTTGACTATATTGACAACCAGTACTGAACATATCTAACCTCTTTTCATATAAATTGATGACAATGATAACATACTGAATGACCACAATCTGTGATCCTAATATATTAACCGGAAGTGCTCAAGCTTTCCATCAGGAGACCTTCCGGTCCGCTCAAAGCATCACACTTCAAAACAGAGGACAACACCTACATCGTAAAGAAATACGTTGCGGCTAAATATCACATGAACAATTAGAACCATGAATAAACTAGTTTCCAAGTCCCAACCCTGTTAACAATAGTCTTTTATGCACGAGAAAATGTTGAGAAAAAAAAACTAAACATCTACCCTCAGAATTGTAGCAAGAATTCTATAATGAGAGACACCGTATCAGTTCCTAACTTAAAAAACCTCAAGTCCTAGGTGTGGAGGACTTGAGCTCCTCAAGCGTCGCCTTCACCTGGTCCTGCAGCAGTTCGATCCGCTTCAAGTACACTTCCAGCTCCAGGATTCGCTGATTTCTCCATTTCTCCCCTTCCATGGGCAAGCCGTGTGGCGGCTCAGGAAGTTTCATACCAAACGGACTGGATCCCATATTTATCACTGCGTGAATCATCTCCTTAAACATAGGCGTCAGAAAATTCTTCTCGACATCAACAACTCCTGACTGCGGTGACATGACCGGAAACTTGAGTGGCTCGGAACCCTCCATGGTCACTGTCACAGGCATTGGAGCCTGGGGCAGTGCTGGTAGCGAGTCATCCATCTTGACAGGGACTGACACAGGCATCTGCACCTGCACTGGCTGAGGGGGCTGCACCAAAATGGTGGCAGGGACAGCAGCAGGGGCAGTTGGAGCTGATTCCACCGAGCGTCTACGGCGGCGCTGCCGCCCTGAGGGGGACTTGACTTCCCCATTGGGGCTGGTGTTCGCAGGGACAGATGTGGCAGCCACCGCCGCAGCGGCAACCACAGCCTCTTCGTCGTCGGAGTCGGCCGAGGGATCCCGGCCGTGCTTATTCGTGGGGCGCCAGATGTTGCGCGCGATCTCGAAAATGGCCTGCTCGTGCGGGGAGCGGAAGGAGAAGGCAGCGCCGGACCCGCGGAGGCGGGAGACGCAGTTGCGGTACTTGCGCTTCAGGCGGCGGAGCTTCTCGACGAGCTGGCTCTTGGAGAAGTCGAGCTGGAGGCGGCGGCGCATATCCTCGTAGAAGGGGTCCGTGTCGTACTGGTGCGACGCGAACGCCGTGCCGCGGGCGGCGGTGAACTCCGCGAACCCGCGGAGGATCACGATCTCGTCCTCCTCCGTCCAGAGGCGCTGGAAGAGtggccgccgctcgccgcccgaCGAGGCTTGGCCGCCGCTTCCACCCGCGGGGAGCAgggcggtggcggaggaggaggtggggtcGGGGAGGCTCGGATCGGGCGGTTCGAGGAACGGGACGCCGGTGAAGTCCCCGTCCTCGGAGTAGTCGTCGCCGTCCGCATCGGTGAAAgagagggcggcgacggcggcggacgaGCCGTCGCCGGCGGGAAGCATTGGGCCGGAGATGGGATTCGGGATGGGCTAGGGTTCCGATCCCGGAATATCGGGGGATTCGGATCGACGGGGACTGGATTTGCTGGGTTTCTCTCGCCCCAATTTTGGGCTGGGGGTCGTCGCAGAATGCAGAGGAATTCCTCAGTTCACTGGAACTATTGCATTAATGTACCTCCCAAGTTCGGAATTTGCAAGCTTGCCCTTCAGACGATGCCAAAGTTGTACTatttttcattattattttcaacctAACATGTGTGTCTATGTATTCAAAGTCAACCTAGAGCAACACAGCCATCCACGAGACCGCAACATAATCTTAAAATTATGAAACCAATTACTTTGACTTTGCAAATTATTGTGATTGTTTTATTTTTGTATGTATACattcttggggttcgtcaatcacagTTCTGTGCAAGACACGTTGAGGATGCCATAATGCATACCATAAATCAATATATCATTTCTAGATCGATCAATAGATGTGGCAATTGTAGGCACAGATGTTTCTTTGCATAGTGGTTAGCATGTGATTGGTATCCACCAACTTACTAGTCACCTCTGCAAACAATTCTCGCTGGTCGCAAACATTTTTTTATGTGTTTTGATTTTCCCTAGTGCAAGACCAGTCTCACAGTGAACACATATCCttcatgtttacttccccaactcaCAAGCATTGTGGTCTAAGAACAAAAAAGATGAAACACTACAATTAGTGACGAGAGAAGTCACAGTAGTATCGTTCTATGATAGTGTATCATAGCGGACAAACATGACTATTGATGTCAGATAAATCAAAGTTATACCCACGAAGGCATGATCGGAAGCAAGGGATGGAGAGATGGACGTGGGATGTGCATTCGGGGAGGTGGGGGCATATTCTCTAATCTCGTTATGACAAATTTTTATGCAACAAGCAAAAGATGAGCAAAGTCAAAGACATTGTTCACCTTTGACTTAAACTTGGAAAGTTGGAGAAACATATTTGGTGTTTCGTGGCTCACGGTTCCCTTTTCATGGGGACAAGAGGAGGGGTGGGTTGGGTTCCTGGGTCGTTGATTTACGGTGTGGATCAAGTATGAGAGAAGAGGTCGAATCATCACGACAACCATGATAACATACCCCCATGAACAGTAAAAACACAAAGACACATTGTATGATTGATCATGATCAAGGTTGAGTTTATCATGCATGGGAGCATGTGTGGATGATCAAGGTCGAGCTCCTTGGGAGGGGGTGTACGAAAAGTGGAATATAAATTTACAAAAAGGCAAGGAAAGAGGAATGTTTCTTGGGGGAACTACAACAAAACAACATTTTCCGGCAAAATTTATGCTAAAATAGAACTACTGTATCTGCGCATGCGGAATTTTCGCTTACATTCTGTCTATATAACCCACTTTAGCTCAACCCAATTACGCTTTTATTCCAACCAGTTATAACGAAAACCTTTATCCTCCCTTACTGTGTAATCCTCGCCCCTCCGAGTTCACACCTCCTACGACCATCCTCCATGTCTTCGCTCCATCACACCTTCTTGTTTTATTTCCACTTCCAACGAACTCCTTGCATCTGGGTGTATGCGCCATATTTGCTATGTATTTGTGTCTGTTCCATATTCACTTTCAGATTCATTTTCGCTTTTGTTagaaaaatatgaaaacaaaaacggttttgctaaagcacatctaaatcctatgtcattgattttacCCGGAGATTCGTGCAtgtatttttcttttttccttttctttttctttccataTTTGATTGGGCCATTTGGATTCTGGAGAAGACAACTACTAGCTGTAAGCCGTTTTTTCACACTCTGAGGGAGTACTTCATATTTCTCCAGTTTAATGGCAAGGGAGAATCCGCCGACAATATGCTGTTATGCACCATATACATATCTAATGAACAAAACCAAATATTGGAATGACGATGCCAAGAGGATCACAACATATGCTGCTGCTATATCAAAAAACTGAAACTGGCAAATTCACTGTGACACTTTCAGACTCTGGGTGCAGATCGGAGCCAAAAAATGACTTATGGGTGATTATAAGCATGTATTCAGACATGTGAAACCAAGTTCTCACATCCGATTGGTTGAAACGTTCCACGGTAAAGTTCCGTTTCGGTTCCACAATATCAGCAAACAGGAGGCAGATTCTCATCAATATTGGCACAACAAAGACAGAAATTTCAGAATAGTAGAAAAAAAAATGCATTAACAGATAACAGACACAGAAATGCAGGCCTGGGACTCCTGCGTGAATGTGTATCAGCAAGGTAGAAAATCAAGTTCAGTAGAATGGCAGCAACCTAAAGATAGTAGGTTAGGCTTTCGAAGCAATACATGGTTGCAAGGGGTTCCCCCAGAAATGCAACCAAACAACCCTGCTAGAATCTGATGAACTATCCTGTTACACACCATGCATATACCACTTATGTTACTCAGGAAATTCAATATTTGAATAACCATGCCGGGAACAAACATATATCTTCTGGTCCTATCAAAGAAGTGAAACTGGCAAATTTA is a window of Triticum dicoccoides isolate Atlit2015 ecotype Zavitan chromosome 2B, WEW_v2.0, whole genome shotgun sequence DNA encoding:
- the LOC119362831 gene encoding uncharacterized protein LOC119362831 isoform X1, whose amino-acid sequence is MPTNGLKLNGFDSCRMCAAPGPWSSSVFPVESQDSMSVPNVVFGAGGSAQAGVEAAAGEVCSEATSGWRRRGVAGLAGWIGSVLPVDSQDSMSAPIVEMDAVGKAQP
- the LOC119362831 gene encoding uncharacterized protein LOC119362831 isoform X2, translating into MPTNGLKLNGMCAAPGPWSSSVFPVESQDSMSVPNVVFGAGGSAQAGVEAAAGEVCSEATSGWRRRGVAGLAGWIGSVLPVDSQDSMSAPIVEMDAVGKAQP
- the LOC119362830 gene encoding probable transcription factor At5g28040; its protein translation is MLPAGDGSSAAVAALSFTDADGDDYSEDGDFTGVPFLEPPDPSLPDPTSSSATALLPAGGSGGQASSGGERRPLFQRLWTEEDEIVILRGFAEFTAARGTAFASHQYDTDPFYEDMRRRLQLDFSKSQLVEKLRRLKRKYRNCVSRLRGSGAAFSFRSPHEQAIFEIARNIWRPTNKHGRDPSADSDDEEAVVAAAAVAATSVPANTSPNGEVKSPSGRQRRRRRSVESAPTAPAAVPATILVQPPQPVQVQMPVSVPVKMDDSLPALPQAPMPVTVTMEGSEPLKFPVMSPQSGVVDVEKNFLTPMFKEMIHAVINMGSSPFGMKLPEPPHGLPMEGEKWRNQRILELEVYLKRIELLQDQVKATLEELKSSTPRT